TGATTTTCAAATGGTGGGGGCAGCATGAGAGCGGGCCCGAAGAAATAATGAAGTAAAGCTGACCTCCCAAGACCCTCTCCTCGGTAGCCTTTCATCTCTTACTGTGACCTTAGTTGGTATTACTTAATCCGGGTTGACGTTGGCCCTGAATATGCTCACTGCGTCTAGTTAAACAGGAAACAACATTACATCATGGACTCATTTACCCGAATTCCCCATTCCTTGGTTATATTACTATGGACACAATGTTTCCTTACATCCTGTGTGATCAGAAGGTTTCGAGTAGTATACATTTGTTGTTCGATTCTTCAAAAGAAAACCttcaaaataaaaatactttctTATCAATATCAGACAACAGCGTAGGTTCTTCGGTCTGAAGCTCAGACACTATCTTCTTAATAGCTGCAAGCATTGGAGGGGGGCCACAGAGTAAAAGACGGCTATCCTTGGATGGTTCGTAAATATACTCTTTGACAATACTTTTTGTCACGAACCCAGCACTGCCTGACCATTTGGAAGGGGGCTTTGCAAGAACGTAATGGATCCGAAGATTTTGGGGGTTTTGAGACGCCAGTAAATCCAGTTCTTCTTTCAAAAGAATATCCGATTCGGTATTGTTCGCATATATAAGAGAGATGAAAGTCTTATCCGAAGGGTTCGAACAAATGGCGCGGATCAGTTGGTACATGGGAGTGATACCGGTGCCGCCAGCAATCATACCGACGTGAGTCGCATAACCGTTGGTGTATCGCATAGCACCTTTAGGACCTCGAAATTCAACTTTGTCTCCGACTGTAAGGCTTTCAAGGTGTTGAGTCATGACACCTGTTGGATAGACCTTGACGAGAAGATCAACGCGACCAAGGTCTCGATTATCCGAAGTGGGAGTGTATGATCGAGAGACCATTTTGTCTCCAATTTGGGCGCGAATTGCAACGTGTTGCCCAATAGGTAAGCCCAATGGCCGCGATGAATCTGGGAgtccaaagacaaagcgGTATACATTGGGCGAaaccttgaccttttcttGGAGTGTAAGCTTGCGCCACTTCTGGGGGTCTAGTTGACATCCCAGTCCGGCAGCAACAGGCGCAGACATGAACGGAGTCGCTGGATCTTGAACCCTGTATGCTGGGTACGAAGTAAAATCTTCCTGGAAATCCAGTTTCGAAGCGCCCCATGACACTACTCCGAACGTCAACAGAGCTTGTACCACAGATGCCATGCCAAAGCCAACCCAAAATTGGCCACCAGATACTCGCAGGTTTTTGGAAGACGCCTCTGCAAAATGAGACAACAGCTTGCGGTGGTGGTAGCCTTGGTACGCTGTCCCGCCGAAAATTCCAAATATGAATATTTTGGAGAAGGCCCTTGCATACCATGATGCAGTGCCTTTCGATGACTGAGATTTGGTATGAATGGTCGTCGTCTGGCTAACTGTTTCGAAGGTCGGCCGGTAAACTTCTACCGTAGCAGAACGATCCTTTTATCCAGCCTGGTCAACAATGACAGATCTTTCAAAGTATATGTTCGATAAGTACCACACTCACAGATGCCTGAATTTCGCCAACTAGCAAATCTTCTAACAattctctcgcttcttcaGAATGGCCCACATCTTCAAACACTTGTGTCGTGTCTTTGCCAGCTTCCCCGATAAGAATATCGACACCACCTGGGTGGTCCTCTAGGTAACTCGTAACATTGTAAACTGGATCTTCTTGTTAGTATCAAAATTCTCAACGGAGACAGCTTAGCCATGCCAACCTTTGTTATGAATGACCATCCATATATCGTCCGGTTGGTTATGCGCCTGGACATCTCTGAGGGAGACAGTCTTCAATCCCATCTTGCCAAGGACTTTTGATACTTGGGTTataaaagatgaaagataaTAGTGCTTGGAAGATGAGATCGTAAGAAGGAGACGTGGATGGTTGTATTTATCTCTATCACCTTGCTCAAACTTCGCTAGAAAGAAGACGCATCGCGGGACCCATGTCATGACAAGGATAACCCTGAGCTCTTATATAATAGACATGTGCCTACTCTTAGTAAAGCAATATACATAACCCATTCGGATAAACAGTCCACAACCAATCATTCATCTgatgtgaaaaaaagaatattaatTCCACAGCGAATAACCTCGGCTTTCAGACAATTTGAACAAATTCTGCTCCAATTATACAGCATCATTATCAATCCAACACCAAGTCAGTAGTATAGTAGTATTTAGTCAATTGACTAGTGACCATTGATGATTTTCCCTTGTGGGGGAGCGTTTTGCCTTTGACTTCCAACGTTAAACGCGGTGGGGGTGGGGCGAATGTATTTAAGTTTATGCGGGGTGCATGCGGGGTCACAATTGGACATGAAGGTGGCGTACATGTATCATTGTCTCAAAGCTACGAGAGTTTTGGACCAAATAATGAGATACTGACTCTGCGTTTGCTTCTCGGCTGGCTATTGAAGTACCTGATATATCACTTTGTCTAATCATTAAGTAATGCCTAATAGTACCTAGCTGCGGTTGATCCAGAGGTTCCGTAGATCTACCCCGCAATGCAACAGTTAGACAGTCGGGTTTGAAGCCATTTGCACTAATAATCCCAACCAGACTTGTGGATGCCTTTTGTCGTAGGAGCGCTGAAACTCTCTGTGGATGGGCGTAAGAGGGGATACTGATGGTTGACTGAGACCATAAATAACAGCGATCCCTATCTACAACAAGACCATACTGGCATAACGGAATGCTACCTAATCAAGTCTTTTGTCTGCTTTCGATCAAATCATGGCATCAAAGAATTTCTTTCTAGTAGGAGACGATGTCTCAACAGCACAATCCATACTAGTATCTCCAACCTACGGTCCAGATGAGCTGAAGCGTGCCGTCGCACGGCATTTCCATATTGTTCAACCAAGCGGTATGATTGATGCTGTAATGTTTTCCCTAGGTAGTGAGAATGATATCGCTGACATACCAACTCGAATAAGGAGTGTCTTTTCACACCTCCTATGGCTCCATCAATATTGTCAGCGATGTGTTAGACGCCACCGAACCTATCGGCATCAGAATCGACAATCAGGCCGTTCGTGAGCCTGATGGCCCAGAAGGCCTCCCAATTGTGGGAAGCTTTTACGAAATTTTCCCAGATCATCTCGGAAACCATACTCGTCTGTTCCGCCAATATGGGGGGTTGATCAAGACGACAAATATGGGAAAGACGAACTACCTCACAGACGATCCTGAaatcgccgccgtcgccctCAATGAATCCATATACTTTTCGAAAAAGATCAATGAAGATCATCCTCTTTGGGGAGTAAAAGATAACATCGCGACTTTTGTTGGAGACACTGAGACCGAGACCTGGCGCCTCAGCCATAAGTTTCTCCCAACATCAATGGGTCCCAAAGCTGTGAGACATTATGCACCATTGATTCAGGAAACGGTTCGGCGCTCTTTCGCTGTGTTTGACGCCTTTGCTGAAAGTGGTCGCTCGTGGAACGCCTACCAGTACATGGTAAAGCTAGCCTCCGAGACCATTGGCAAGGTCATCTTGGGCCAGAACTTTGGTCACCTGGTCAATGCAGACGCGCCGTTCCACCCGATCCCGCTATCTATCCTCACCATGTTCCAATTGAATAAGAGGGTGGCATCTCGGGGTGCTTGGTATCAGAATCTCCCTTTTGGAGATCCTAAGAAGTTGCGAGAAACACATAAGCTCTGTTACGCGTTGATAGAGGGTATCGTTTCAGACATCGAGACTTCTGATACGGCGATGCCGAAGATGCCCATGGCGGACGCCGCTTTGAAGGCATCTAACCTCGTCGAGTACCTTATCAAGGGCACGGACGAGAAGGGAGAGACATTCCCCCGCTCGATGATTGTACCCAACATTGTCATGCTGACTTCAGCTGGGTTTACGACCACCGCATCCCTTTTGTCCTGGCTCATCTACTCCGTTACCGAGCACCCCGGCAATCAAGAGCGCCTGCTCCAGGAGCTTGTGAACAATGGCATTAGCGAAACGACGGAATGGTCAGTCGATCTTGTTAGCAAGCTGTCATTCCTTGATAAATTCGTCAAGGAGACCCAACGCCTCCACAACCCTGCCTTCCAGCCTGCGCGAACTGCGAAGACGGATGTCATTGTTCCCGGTGGATACCGCCTGAAGGCAGACAGCGTGGTTGTTTGCGCTCTCCACAGTCTTCACACCAATCCCAATCACTGGCACGACCCTTCTCAATTTGACCCGGATCGATGGGACACCGCTGAGGTAAAAGGCCGCCATCGTGGCATGTATCTCCCCTTTGCAACGGGTCCACGTGGCTGCATTGGTTTCAATTTTGCTCTTCTCGAAGCCAAGATTATTTTTAGCGAGTTGATATACCGCTATGAATTTATTCGGGATGGGAGTGAGAATGTTCAATACGACCCAGAGTTTCAACTTGTTCGGCCTTTGAATCTTTACGTGTCGGtcaagagaagaacaaatcTGCCCACGTAGTAGAAAATTTTGAAATAGCATAGTAAAGTATGAAGTTGCTAATTTCTCTTGCCTTTCAGAACACCTTGCCGTACGAATGCGTGATAAATGTTTTTGTGCTTCATTTAGAAGGTATATTGATATGCATGCTTCATTGAATCCGTCACATGATGTCTGTCTGTCCATCTTTTTACCCCTTCCGAAAACAGCCACCAAGTGGCGCCTCTATGCCTATTACGACAGAGCTAGAAAACGGGCGTAAAATCCTCATACCTAATAGTAACTATTATACACAATTACGCAAGGACATTACTTTTATGCTTCTTTAGCCTTCGTGTAATAAATACATGGGGCGAAAAAAGGGAATCCATAGTTCTATAGTTCAGATCCACTTTTCACATTTAGCCTCCCTATATAAAAAATTCCACTACCCCAGATTCTGCTAACTCAACGTCTGCGCTCCCCATCATTGTCAAATCCATCTGTTAGTTGGCCGCGAATGTCGCGACTATTGCGCCATGGAAGCCCCAGTTGCCACACGGTCACAGAAATCTTCGACCCGAAGTAAACAGGGACGTTCCAGACCGCCTTTATGTCCATATTGTCAGCGGTCCTTCTCACGTCTCGAGCACTTGCAGCGACACATCAGAAGCCGTAGGCCAATTTCACCTTTACACTGATTAGAGCTAGAAGGTTAACCAATT
This genomic stretch from Trichoderma breve strain T069 chromosome 1, whole genome shotgun sequence harbors:
- a CDS encoding cytochrome p450 domain-containing protein, producing the protein MASKNFFLVGDDVSTAQSILVSPTYGPDELKRAVARHFHIVQPSGVSFHTSYGSINIVSDVLDATEPIGIRIDNQAVREPDGPEGLPIVGSFYEIFPDHLGNHTRLFRQYGGLIKTTNMGKTNYLTDDPEIAAVALNESIYFSKKINEDHPLWGVKDNIATFVGDTETETWRLSHKFLPTSMGPKAVRHYAPLIQETVRRSFAVFDAFAESGRSWNAYQYMVKLASETIGKVILGQNFGHLVNADAPFHPIPLSILTMFQLNKRVASRGAWYQNLPFGDPKKLRETHKLCYALIEGIVSDIETSDTAMPKMPMADAALKASNLVEYLIKGTDEKGETFPRSMIVPNIVMLTSAGFTTTASLLSWLIYSVTEHPGNQERLLQELVNNGISETTEWSVDLVSKLSFLDKFVKETQRLHNPAFQPARTAKTDVIVPGGYRLKADSVVVCALHSLHTNPNHWHDPSQFDPDRWDTAEVKGRHRGMYLPFATGPRGCIGFNFALLEAKIIFSELIYRYEFIRDGSENVQYDPEFQLVRPLNLYVSVKRRTNLPT
- a CDS encoding oxidoreductase FAD-binding domain-containing protein — translated: MGLKTVSLRDVQAHNQPDDIWMVIHNKEDPVYNVTSYLEDHPGGVDILIGEAGKDTTQVFEDVGHSEEARELLEDLLVGEIQASDRSATVEVYRPTFETVSQTTTIHTKSQSSKGTASWYARAFSKIFIFGIFGGTAYQGYHHRKLLSHFAEASSKNLRVSGGQFWVGFGMASVVQALLTFGVVSWGASKLDFQEDFTSYPAYRVQDPATPFMSAPVAAGLGCQLDPQKWRKLTLQEKVKVSPNVYRFVFGLPDSSRPLGLPIGQHVAIRAQIGDKMVSRSYTPTSDNRDLGRVDLLVKVYPTGVMTQHLESLTVGDKVEFRGPKGAMRYTNGYATHVGMIAGGTGITPMYQLIRAICSNPSDKTFISLIYANNTESDILLKEELDLLASQNPQNLRIHYVLAKPPSKWSGSAGFVTKSIVKEYIYEPSKDSRLLLCGPPPMLAAIKKIVSELQTEEPTLLSDIDKKVFLF